DNA sequence from the Gammaproteobacteria bacterium genome:
GAGGGTGAAGTGCCCGAGTTGTCTGAGGTGAGACGTGGCTGAGATTCGTAACTACACCATGAACTTCGGCCCGCAGCACCCGTCCGCCCACGGTGTGCTGCGGCTGGTGCTGGAAATGGATGGTGAGACCATCGTCCGTGCCGACCCGCATATTGGCCTGTTGCATCGCGGTACCGAAAAACTGGCAGAGGCCAGAGCCTTCAACCAAAGCATCGGATACATGGACCGGCTTGATTACGTGTCCATGATGTGCAATGAGCATGGTTATGTACTGGCAATAGAAAAATTGTTGGGCATAGAGCCGCCCTTGCGGGCCCAGTATATCCGCGTGATGTTCGATGAGATCACCCGCATTCTCAATCATCTGTTGTGGCTGGGGGCGCACGCCCTGGATATCGGGGCCATGACCGTGTTCCTGTATTGCTTCCGCGAGCGTGAAGACTTGTTCGACTGCTATGAGGCGGTCTCCGGGGCCCGGATGCATGCCACCTATCACCGTCCCGGCGGCGTGTACCGCGATCTGCCCGACAGCATGCCCCAATACAGCACCTCCAAATGGCATGGCGCCAAAGACGTCGAACGTTTGAACCGCAATCGGCAGGGTTCCCTGCTCGATTTCCTCGAAGACTTCACCGAGCGTTTCCCCAGGTACGTGGACGAGTATGAAACCCTGCTCACGGAAAACCGGATCTGGAAACAACGTACCGTGGGTATTGGTGTGGTGTCACCTGAACGCGCCTTGCAGCTCGGCTTTACCGGTCCCATGTTGCGCGGTTCCGGCGTGGAGTGGGATCTGCGCAAGAAACAGCCCTATGAGGTTTACGACCGGTTGGATTTTGATATCCCCGTGGGTGTGAACGGCGATTGTTATGATCGTTATCTGGTGCGGGTTGAGGAATTGCGCCAAGCCAATCGCATTATCAGACAGTGCATTGACTGGCTGCGAAAAAACCCCGGTCCGGTGATGATTGACAACTTCAAGGTTGCGCCGCCCAAGCGTGAACAGATGAAATCAGATATGGAGGCGCTCATCCACCACTTCAAACTGTTCACCGAAGGCTATTGCGTGCCCGAAGGCGAGGCCTATGCCGCGGTGGAACACCCCAAGGGCGAGTTTGGTGTGTACATCATTTCCGATGGCGCCAACAAACCCTATCGCGTGAAAATCCGCGCTCCCGGTTACGCCCACCTCGCAGGCCTGGATGAGATGTGCCGCGGCCACATGCTGGCGGATGTGGTGGCCATCATTGGTACTCAGGATATCGTGTTCGGGGAGATCGACCGATGAGCGCGCCGGAGTCCAAGCAGTTGTCTGCCAAGGTGCGGGCCGGTATCGACCAGTGGGTGGCAAAGTATCCGCCGGAGCACAAGCAGTCGGCCGTAATGGCCGCCCTGCGTCTGGTGCAGGAAGAGCAGGGCTGGTTGACCACGGAATCCATGGATGCCGTAGCGGACTACCTGGGGATGGAGCCGGTTTCCGTCTACGAGGTGGCGACCTTCTACAGCATGTACGATTTGCAACCCGTGGGGCGGCACAAGATATGTGTTTGCACCAACGTCTCGTGCATGTTGTGCGGTTCTGAGGACGTGGTTCGCCATCTGGAGGAAAAAATCGGGATCAAGTTGGGTGAGACCAGTGCGGACGGCAAGTTCACCTTGAAGGAAGTCGAATGCCTGGGTGCTTGTGCCGGCGCGCCGATGATGCAGATCGGCAAGCAGTACTACGAGAATCTCACGCCTGACAAGATCGACGCCATTTTGGACAGCTTAGAGTAAGCGCCATGGCCAATGAAGTATGTTTCATAACACTGGGTCACGACACGCCCTGGAGCCTGGACGCTTATCGCCAGGTGGGCGGCTATACGGCGTGGGAGAAGATCCTCAGGGACAAAACCTCGCCCGAGGAAATTATCAATCAATTGAAAACCTCTGCCTTGCGCGGTCGTGGCGGTGCGGGTTTTCCCACGGGATTGAAATGGAGCTTTATGCCCCGCTCTTCGGCCGGCCAAAAATATATTTTGTGCAATTCCGACGAAGGCGAGCCGGGCACGTTCAAAGACCGCGATATTCTGCGTTTTAACCCTCATGCCGTCATCGAAGGTATGGCGATTGCCGGTTACACCATCGGCGCGAGCAGGGGTTACAACTACATCCGGGGCGAATTCTGGGAACCCTTTGAACGCTTTGAGGCGGCTTTGGTGCAGGCGCGCGAGGCCGGCTACCTGGGCAAGAATATTCTGGGCACCGGTTTCGACTTCGACATCCATACCCACCTGGGTGCCGGAGCCTATATTTGCGGTGAAGAAACCGCCCTGGTGGAATCTCTGGAGGGCAAGAAAGGGCAGCCCCGTTTCAAGCCGCCGTTTCCGGCCAGCTACGGCCTGTATGGCCGTCCCACCACCATCAACAACACCGAAACCCTGGCCTCCGTTCCCGCCATCATGCGCAACGGCGGCAAGTGGTTTTTGGAACTGGGCAAGCCCAACAACGGCGGTACCAAGATTTTCTCCGTTTCCGGTCATGTGAACAAGCCGGGCAATTACGAAGTGCCCATGGGGACACCGTTTTCAGAATTGCTGGAGATGGCCGGCGGCATGCGCGGCGGCAAAAAACTCAAGGCGGTGATTCCCGGCGGGTCGTCCGTGCCGGTAGTGCCCGGTGACGCCATGATGGAGGTGTCCATGGACTATGACTCCATCGCCAAAGCGGGCTCCATGTTGGGGGCCGGATCGGTGATAGTGATGGATGAAGACACCTGCATGGTGAAGGTGCTGGCACGTATATCCCACTTCTACTACGAAGAGTCCTGTGGGCAGTGCACACCGTGCCGTGAGGGTACCGGCTGGTTAGCGCGTATGGTGCACCGCATTGAGCACGGCCGGGGGCGGCAGGAAGATCTAGACCTGTTGGTTGATGTGTCCAACCGGATCCAGGGGCGCACGATCTGCGCGCTGGGTGATGCGGCGGCCATGCCGGTGGCCAGTTTCGTAAAGCATTACCGGGACGAGTTTCAGCATCATATTGACCACGGCAAGTGCCAGGTCGGGCCCGGTAGCATTTAAAGGCCGGCGCCGGTGGGGCGTGGGTGTAGTCAGAGAGAGCGGCGATGGTAAACATCGAAATTGACGGCGTATCCATAACGGCACGGGATGGGGCAATGGTGATTGAAGCCGCCGATGAGGCCGGCATTCCCATTGCACGTTTTTGCTATCACAAGAAACTTTCCGTCGCCGCCAATTGCCGCATGTGCCTGGTGGAGGTGGAAAAGGCAGCCAAGCCCCTGCCCGCCTGTGCCACCCCTGTGACCGAAGGCATGAAGGTTTACACCAAATCCGCGAAAGCCCTGGATGCCCAG
Encoded proteins:
- a CDS encoding NADH-quinone oxidoreductase subunit D — translated: MAEIRNYTMNFGPQHPSAHGVLRLVLEMDGETIVRADPHIGLLHRGTEKLAEARAFNQSIGYMDRLDYVSMMCNEHGYVLAIEKLLGIEPPLRAQYIRVMFDEITRILNHLLWLGAHALDIGAMTVFLYCFREREDLFDCYEAVSGARMHATYHRPGGVYRDLPDSMPQYSTSKWHGAKDVERLNRNRQGSLLDFLEDFTERFPRYVDEYETLLTENRIWKQRTVGIGVVSPERALQLGFTGPMLRGSGVEWDLRKKQPYEVYDRLDFDIPVGVNGDCYDRYLVRVEELRQANRIIRQCIDWLRKNPGPVMIDNFKVAPPKREQMKSDMEALIHHFKLFTEGYCVPEGEAYAAVEHPKGEFGVYIISDGANKPYRVKIRAPGYAHLAGLDEMCRGHMLADVVAIIGTQDIVFGEIDR
- the nuoE gene encoding NADH-quinone oxidoreductase subunit NuoE, giving the protein MSAPESKQLSAKVRAGIDQWVAKYPPEHKQSAVMAALRLVQEEQGWLTTESMDAVADYLGMEPVSVYEVATFYSMYDLQPVGRHKICVCTNVSCMLCGSEDVVRHLEEKIGIKLGETSADGKFTLKEVECLGACAGAPMMQIGKQYYENLTPDKIDAILDSLE
- the nuoF gene encoding NADH oxidoreductase (quinone) subunit F gives rise to the protein MANEVCFITLGHDTPWSLDAYRQVGGYTAWEKILRDKTSPEEIINQLKTSALRGRGGAGFPTGLKWSFMPRSSAGQKYILCNSDEGEPGTFKDRDILRFNPHAVIEGMAIAGYTIGASRGYNYIRGEFWEPFERFEAALVQAREAGYLGKNILGTGFDFDIHTHLGAGAYICGEETALVESLEGKKGQPRFKPPFPASYGLYGRPTTINNTETLASVPAIMRNGGKWFLELGKPNNGGTKIFSVSGHVNKPGNYEVPMGTPFSELLEMAGGMRGGKKLKAVIPGGSSVPVVPGDAMMEVSMDYDSIAKAGSMLGAGSVIVMDEDTCMVKVLARISHFYYEESCGQCTPCREGTGWLARMVHRIEHGRGRQEDLDLLVDVSNRIQGRTICALGDAAAMPVASFVKHYRDEFQHHIDHGKCQVGPGSI